The nucleotide sequence GAGAAGACTTTGCGAAACGAATGGAAGAGCAAAATCAGAAAGCAATGGACGTTCTTACGGCCGAACAAAAAGATCAGTTTGAAAAGATGAAGGGCAAGAAGGCCGACATCACGATGCAAGATTTGTTCCGCGGCTTCGGTGGGCGCGGCGATGGCAATCGCGGTCGAGGCCAACGCGGCAATGGTGAAGGCCGAGGCGCCGGAGAAGGTCGAGCGCCGCGCGACGCGTAACATGATCCGATGGCGGTAATTCTGGGCTGTCAAGAATTTCAACGAATCGTCGTCAACCAAGCCCCAGAGGAATCATCCCTTGGGCTTGGTTCGATGGTGAGAATTGTCCGTGAGTAGCTTGGCATGCGCCGCTGGGATTTCGCTATAATAGAAACGCTCACGGTGGGGCTGTCGCTCCAGCCTGCCTAACGATTGTCCCCAGCTCTTGCCTACCGTTCCGCCCAATCATCATGGATGCAGTTGCAGTCTTAGTTCGGCGCGGATTATTGACCGATCGCCAGTTGGCTGAGGTCAAAGCCGCGCAAAACAACGGCATTCGCTTAGAACAGCTTGCGGTGCAATTGGGCTATTGCACGGAGGATGCCGTGCTGCAAGCGTTGGGGGCCGAAGTCGGCCTGGATTACGTCGATCTGGCCGAAACCGATGTCGATCTGTCGTTGCTCAAAGACTTTCCGCCGAAGCTGCTGCATCGCCAGGCGATTTTTCCTGTCCGGAGAGAAAACGGCAGCCTGATTGTAGCCACTGCCGACCCGTTCGACCTGTATCCGCTCGACGAGCTGAGCGCTTCCACCGGTCTGACGGTCGTTCCAGTGTTGGCCAGCCGCGCAGAAATCTCCAAGCTCATCAAGACTCATCTAGGCGTTGGCAGCGAAACAGTGACCGGCTTGCTCGCGCAAGCCGACGAAAACGTCCAACTGCTCAGTGAGATTGAAACCGATGGTTCCGAGCTGTCGGAACTGGCCCAAGAGGCTAGCGTCGTGCGGCTGGTCAACGAGATTCTGTTGGAAGCGATTGAATCTCGTGCCAGCGACGTTCACATCGAGCCGCAATCGCACGGACTGTGGATTCGCTACCGCATTGACGGCTTGCTTCATCCGCAGCCGACGCCGCCCGAAATCACACGGTTTCAAAGCGCCATCATCAGCCGCTTGAAGATCATGTCGCGGTTGAACATTGCCGAAAAACGATTGCCGCAAGACGGCCGGATCAAGCTGAGCGTGCGTGGGCGCGAGATCGATGTCCGCGTCTCGGTCATTCCGATGATCCACGGCGAAGGCATCGTCATGCGCATCCTCGACAAGGGGTCGATGGAGTTCAAGCTACAAAAGCTCGGCATGGAAGACGACTTGTATGCGACGTTTCAAGAATTGATCCATCTTCCACACGGCATCGTGCTGGTCACGGGACCGACAGGTTCTGGCAAAACAACCACGTTATATAGCGCGTTGCTCGAAATCAAAGATGACGAGACAAAGATCATCACCACCGAAGACCCCGTCGAATATCAACTCGACGGCATCAACCAGATCCAGGTTCACACCAAGATCGGCCTGACGTTCGCCGCTTCGCTGCGCAGCATTCTGCGTCACGATCCAGATATTGTACTCGTCGGAGAAATTCGAGATCGCGAAACAGCCGAGAACGCCATTCAAGCGTCGCTCACCGGCCACTTGGTGTTCAGCACGCTGCACACCAACGATGCTGCTGGGGCTTACACCCGTATGATCGATATGGGCGTGGAACCGTTTCTGGTTGCCAGCACCGTTGAGGGCGTGATGGCGCAGCGGCTCGTGCGACGGCTTTGTCCGCAGTGTAAGGAAGCCTATCAGCCTACTGCAGGCGAATTGCCCTCCGATTTTCCCAGCGAAAAGTTTCTGGACATCGGTGGCAAGCTATTCCGCTCGCGCGGCTGCCGCACTTGTCGCAACGTCGGATACGCCGGCCGAATAGGCATTTACGAACTACTCGTCACCAGCGACCGCATCCGCCAACTGGCCCACGACCGCGCCAGCACTTGGGACATCACCAAAGCCGGTCTTGAGGAAGGCATGACTACGCTGCGACAAGACGGCTGGCGAAAAGTGCTCGCTGGGAAGACAACGATTGATGAAGTGGTGCGAACGACTAAAGGAGACATTGTCCACAAGCGATGAGCAGCGAGCGGTGAACAATCATCGATTCGCCGCTCAGCATTCTTAGCCACTCGATCATGCCCGACTTTGCTTACACCGCCCGCGACAACACCGGCCGCAAGGTCAGTGGCACGATTGCTGCGCCGAACCGGCGCGATGTGCTGTCGTCGCTTGATAAAAAGTCGCTGTTTCCGGTCGAAGTCTACGAAGCCGACGCAGGCGGCATGATGCGCGCCGTTCGCGGTAAACGGGTTAAGGCCCAGTTGATGGCCACAACCTATGCGCAGCTTGCCGATCTGCTGCGCAGCGGCGTGCCATTGTTGCGATCGTTGGAAGTGATCAAGAATCAATCGTCGCAACCGGCATTGAAAGAAGTATTGGAAAAAGTCTATGCCGCCGTCGAAGAGGGCGTGACACTCGCCGATGCCATGCAGGCGCAACCGCGGGCGTTCAGCGAAATGGCCATCAGCATGGTTCGCGCCGGCGGTGAAGGCGGTTTCTTGGAAGACGCGTTGGCCCGAGTTGCGCAATTTACCGAACAGCAGCAAGAGCTGAAATCGCGTACCACTGGGGCGCTCGCCTACCCGATCTTTTTGGCTGTCGTTGGGGTCACCGTAGTCACGGTCCTGATCGTATTCTTCGTGCCAAAGTTCAAAGACCTGTTCGCTCGACTAGAAGAGCGCGGCGAATTGCCCACGATCACCAATTTCTTGCTTGGCACAAGCGAGGTGCTGGCAAAATGGGGCTGGCTGGTGGTGATCGTTCTCGTCGCGTTGACAATGTACGCAAGAAACTTGCTTGCGACCGAAGCGGGCCGCTGTTGGAGCGACCGTCTGAAGATTCGGCTACCGGTTTTGGGTATGGTATTTTTGAATCTCGCGGTGTCGCGTTTTTGTCGTGTACTGGGGACGCTGCTCCACAACGGCGTGCCCATTTTGCGATCGTTGGAGATTAGCAGCGAAGCGGCCGGCAATCGCGTGTTGTCGGCGGCTATTAACGAAGCTGGCGAAAACTTGTCGTCGGGGCAGGCCCTGGCCAAGCCGCTTGCCGCCTCAGGCTATTTTCCGCCCGAAGTAGTCGAAATGATCGCTGTAGCCGAGGAATCGAACACACTGGAATCGGTGCTCACGAACATTGCCGATTCGCTCGAACGCCGCACTTTCCGTCGTTTGGATTTGTTAGTCCGATTGATTGAGCCGATGATGTTGCTACTGTTGGCCGGGGCGGTGCTGGTCGTGGTGATCGCGCTGCTCCTGCCGGTCCTGAAGATGAGCACAACGATTGGCTAGAATGAAGAGCGATGTCGGGTGGTCTGGTCGGCTGGTCTCTGGTCATCCAGCGGCTGATATAAGACAACCAGACTGTCAGAATCAGTTTGCATAAACTCACCTACGTGGAGGTCGCTATGAATCGTCGTTCTCGCCGCCAAGTTCGCACGGCTTTTACTTTGATGGAAGTGTTGCTCGTGCTCGTGATCTTGGTGGTTCTCGGATCGTTGGCCGTGGGCATGTTTACCGGCACGCAGAAAAAGGCGCTCGAACGCACAGCTCAGGTACAGGTCGATTCTTATGACCATGCGGCGCAGCGCTACCAAATCGAAATGTTCTCGTTCCCTCCTTCGCTGCAAGACCTGCGAGTCAATCCGAGTGGCTCTCCAAATTGGTCTGGTCCATACATTGACAAGGACGTTCCGGCCGATCCGTGGGGAAATCCGTATCAGTACGATCCGCAAGGCCCACGACACAACAACGAAAAACCGGACATCTGGTCATACGGTCCCGACGGCTCGCCGGGAACGCAAGACGACATTTACAACAAATAGTTCGTCATGCCACGGCCGCTTTCATTTCGCCACGCTCACAGCGGCTTCACGTTGATGGAGTTGCTGCTGGTGTTGGCATTGCTGGCGGTGCTGGGCGCAACTGCTTGGCCGTTAGCGACCAACGCATTTGCCAGCGTGAAGTTGCGGAATGCCGCCCAGCAAGTGCAAGCCTGTTGGGATAAGGCGCGCGTGCAAGCGATTTCAAACGGCTTACCGCACGTATTTCGATTCGGCTCCGACGCCGCCGACTATTCGGTCGCGCCCTGGTATGATGAAAATGCGGCGATCGAAACGACGACACCGATCGCGGCAAACACATTCACACCATCGACAACGCCGCCCCAAAATCCAACCCACGATGGAACGGCGACAACCAACCGCCCCAAACTTCCCGACGGAATGACCTTTGTCGGCATCGAGCGCAGCGGCGAAACTCGCAGCTTTGCCGCCGATGAGCAACTCTCGATTGCTGGAATTGCCGCCACCGCCCTGCCGGTCGTCTTTTATCCTGATGGAACCTCGTCCGACGCCGCATTGACGATCACGGACGGCAAAGGCCGTTATATCACGGTCAACCTCCGCGGCCTGACCGGGATCACGCGCATCGGCGAAATCACCGCTGGGCCGGAGGTGGCAAAATGATTGCGAAACACCAGGATTCAGAGTCGCGGAGTCGAGAGTCAAGAGTTAAAACTCAGGGCCAACCGCGAGATGTGGTCATTTACGCATTCCCCCGTTTACACTTTCAGTCACTCAGGTTCGGCCTGCCGCCTGCCGACTGCCGCCAGCACGCAGCGCGCGGCCTGACCCTCCTCGAAGTCATCCTCTCGCTCGCCATCCTCGCCGGTTCGGTCGCCGTCCTCGGCGAGCTGATGCGAACCGGAATGCTCAGCGCATCGGATGCTCGCGACACCACGCGCGCGGAGATATACGCATCTAGCATCATGTCGCAAGTCGTGGCCGGAGCATTGCCGTTGAGTTCCGTGTCGAACGCATCGGTTTCCGATGATCCGAATTTCGTCTATTCGATGACAACCGGTCCCGTTTCCGCCGGCCAGCAGGGTTTACTACAAGTGCAAGTGACCGTCACGCGCGCCATCGCACCGCAAAAACGGCCCGTCGAATTTTCTCTGACTCGCTGGATCGTCGACCCAGAAATGGAATTCAATCTCGCATCTCAAGCCCAGGCAAATACAGATGCAGCCGCCCAAGAAAAGGCTGCCCAGGAGCAACAACAACAACAGAATTCCTCACGGAATTTATCGCCGCAGTGAGGAATTTCATGAACCATACACCGTCAGAATTTACGAGTCAGAGGTCACGAGTATTGAGCGATCCTTCACCGGCTTACCTCTCCATCCATGTACCCCTTCCATTCCGCCAGCCGCGCGGCTTCACGTTACTCGAAGTACTGCTTGCTCTGGGGCTTACCGCCGTGGTGCTGGTGCTAGTCGGCAGCGCAGTTCACACCACACTTCGCACGATCGACATCGGAAGGCGACGAACGGAACGCGAACAGCTAGCCCGAGCCATACTGCACCGCATTGCCGACGACTTGCGGGCCGTCATGCGCTACGAACCGTTCGACGATAGCGGATTGAAGTCCAGCGGCGGCCGAGCGAGCAGCGGTAGCGGAGGCTCTGCGGACTCCGGCGGATCGTCCGGACAATCGAGCGGCAGCAGCAAATCATCATCGCAAGATTCGAGTTCACCGTCCGATAACCAGAGCCAGAGCGATGAAACAGCAAGTCAGACCGCCACCATGCCGATGGCCGGTATTTACGGTTATCAAGACTCCGTGCAAATCGACATCACCCGCATTCCGCGCTTGGATGAATATCTCTACACCAATACCGTTACCGCTCCGCAGCGACGAGGAGACGTGCGTACGGTAACCTATTCTGTGGGCAATTCACAGGGCGGGATCACAACTGCGGCGGGCACGGCAATTGGCGCGCCCCCCCTAGCCACCAACGCTTCGGGTGGACTGTTGCGAACCGAAGCTGACCGCGCCACGTTTCTTTGGCAACTTCAAGGGGGTGCCAGAGCAGTCAGCCAGACGCAAACGGTGTTGGCTTCAGAAGTCACCGCACTCGATTTTCGCTATTTCGACGGAGCACAATGGGTCACTCGGTGGGACTCCACGTCCATGAATGGCCTGCCGCGGGCCGTCGAGATTTTGATTTATTTGGCTGACGATCCATCCGATCTTCGCGCACTGTCGGTCACCAGCATCGCAACCCCAAAGCTGTTGCCGAGTAATCCCAACAACCTTTATCGAATGGTGGTCCATCTGCCGGCTGGTCTTCCGTTACCTGCAGTGCAACCCGTCAGTGAGGATGCGTCGCAGCAAGCCACCAGCGACGGCAGCTCTTCAACCAATAGCAGCACAGGAACATTGAGCGGCGCCTCTCAAAATGGAGGCCGGCAATGAGAGGAATCAGGGATCCGAGTTTAAGATTCAGGGTTTGGCACAGCGCAGAATCCGGTTGCCATCGCAAGCCCATCGTTCATCGTTCATCGTTTGCCGTTCGTTGCTCATCATTCCGGCGGCCGCCGGCCGCCGACTGCCTTCCGCCCACTCACCACGGCATGGTGCTCATCATCGTACTGGTGGCTGTCGCCATGTTGAGCTTGGCAGCCTATACGTTCACGGAATTGATGTTGACCGAGCACAAAGCCGCGCGGCTGGTGACGCGCGATGCGCAAGCCAGAGCGCTGACCGAATCGGCAGCCGAGATGGCCCGCCTCTATTTGGGACAATCGGCCCAAGCCTTGCAGGAATCGGGCGGTGTCTACAGCAACGTCGCTCGATTTCAAGGGGTGCAAGTCGTGCCGGTCATCGATGACGGTGTACCACAAAATCGAGGCCGATTTTCAATCGTCGCGCCGGCCATCGAGAACGGCCAAGTGGCGGGGGTGCGGTTCGGCCTCGAAAATGAATCGGCCCGATTGAACGTCAATACGCTCCTGTATCTCGAACAGCAGACCCGTGCGCAAACAAGTACTGGTCTAGCCAGCGCCGTTGGAGCAGCCATCGGCACAACCGGCGCTGGACCGAATTCGCTCGGAGCAAGCGGTGCATTAGGCAGCGGACAGCGAAACAGCGGGTTATCCACCAATGCTACCAGCGGCGGACAATCTCCAATCAGTGGTCAACAAAATGGAGCCAGCAATAGCTCCAACGACGATTCCAGCCAATCGACCGGCAACCCGCGCGATTTGCTAATGGCCCTGCCAGCAATGTCGGAAGAAATCGCCGACGCGATTTTGGATTGGATCGACGCAGACGACGAACCGCGCGAATTTGGAGCTGAGATCGATTACTATTCAGGACTCGGCTATGCTCCCAAGAACGGCCCGCTCGATACGATCGAAGAACTTTTGCTCGTTCGCGGTGTCAGCCCGCAGTTGCTGTTTGGCGCCGATGCAAATCGCAATGGAATCGTCGATCCCTCTGAGCAGCCGCACGCCATGCTCGCCCAGGTCTCCGATGGCGATGCCGAAGTGGACCGCGGTTGGGCACCCTATCTGACCCTTTATTCCAAAGAAGCGAATGTCCGCGCGGACGGCACGCCGCGGATCGATTTGAATAATAGCGATCTGCAAGCGCTCCATGAGCAACTCGACGCAGCGTTGAATTCTGAATGGGCTAATTTCATCGTCGCCTACCGGCAATTTGGTCCATCGGCCAGTGCTGGAGGCAATAGCGACCAAGGCAATAGCGGCGGAGGCAGCCGGAATGGGAATGGCGGCGGAAACCGCGCTTCCCGTGTAGAACCCACTGCGGGCAACGGTCCGTTCCGGTTAGCTGCCCTGCTGCAGCCTCAGCCTGGTGGAGCGGGAGGCGGAGGTCAGCCGCAGCCTGGAGGTAATGGCAATTTCGGCGGAGGAAACTCGCCGAGGGGCAATCCTGGCGGCGGACAAGGCGGCGGCAGATCCTCCGGTGGAAATGGCGGGGGCCGCGGCGGAGGCGTAGGAGGGGTAGGACCAGTTGGCGGCGGTGCGTCACAGCAGCTCGAAGAAATTTCAGCCAGCAGCATCGATATCGACTTTACTCAAGAGGCGAAGTACAGCTTTAACCAAGTTCTCGACTTAATCGGCGTCCAAGTTCGCTTTCAACTGCCGTCGGGTCAAGGTTCGAGCAGTTCATCTGGATCGAGCGGTTCGAGCAACGCGAATTCACAGACCAAACAGGTGTTGCTGAAATCTCCCTTTCCCGATGAACCTGCCGCCGCTGAAGGCTATTTGCCATTGCTAATGGACACGGTTACCGTCAATCCAGCGTTGACGATTCCCGGCCGCATTAACATCAATCAGGCCTCCAGGGTAGTGTTGCAAGGCATTCCCGGCATGGCGGGGCAAACGATCGACGCGATTTTGTCGAATCGCACGCCCGAGGCACCCAAGGACAAACCGAATCGCGTTCACGAAACCTGGCTATACATCGAGGGGATCGTCGATCTGGACACGATGCGCGGTATGACACCGTTTATCACCGGTGGCGGCAACGTTTACCGAGCACAAATTGTCGGCTATTTCGACCAAATGGGGCCTGCCCATCGCATCGAAGCGATCATCGACGCCTCGAATGCTACCAACGCCGTCCCGCGGATAGTATTCTGGAGAGATATCAGCAACCTCGGCCGCGGCTTCGAGCTAAATGTCTTAGGTATCGGGCCAACGCAGTGAGCAACCGAAACGATGAATGCTCAATGATAAATGCTAAACGTTAGCGTCATTTGCAATTCACGCCCCATGCAGTTTGTTTGCCTTACTTCCGTTCATGATTGATCGTTTATCGTTTTGCAATTAGCCAATGCCTCGCCTGATAGCACTAGAATGGGACGACCTCGAGGCACGTGTGGCCGTGGCCGAAGTCCGCCGAGGCAACATGACGGTCGAACAGGCGTTTGCCGTCGCATTGCCCGCAGCGCTGGCTCCCGGTGGGACGGCAGAACTGATTTCCGCCAGCGGTGCGCACGATTTGGGAGCCATTGGTCGGCGCATCGGCGAGGCATTGCTCGCCCGGGGCGTACGAAAGAGCAAAACTCTAGTTGCCGTCGGCCGAGCGAATATCGAACTCAAGAATCTCACGCTGCCGCCATCGCCAGCCGACGAATTGCCAGAACTTGTGCGATTCCAGGCCGAACGCGAATTCAATGCGCTGGCCGACAACTGGCCGCTCGATTTCATCCCGCAGCCCAGTGCGGCCAACGAGCCACAAACAGTACTCGCCGCTGCGATCTCTCCCGAACTCGTCGCCGAAATCGAAGTCACGTGCCAGGCGGCTAATCTGACGCCCGAACGTCTGATTCTGCGCCCTTGCGCGGCTGCTTCGCTTCTTTCGCGAGTACATCCGGCCGAAATGAACAAGCTGCGGCTGCTCGTCGATCTTCTCAATGACGAAGCCGATCTGACCGTGATGGCAGGAGATGCTGTCGTTTTCCTGCGCACCGCCAGGCTGCCGCACGATGTATTGGAATCGGACCCGATTCGCGCCCTCCTCCCCGAAATTCGCCGCACGATTGCCGCCGTGCAGAACCGCTTTCAAGGCCAGCATGTCTCCGAAATCTTTCTGTGCGGCGCAAGAGACGACGAAGAATTGCTCGTGCGTGAAATCGGCCGCGATTTGAACCTGCCGGCGGAGTTGTTTAATCCGCTGACTTGCTGCACGCTGTCGCCCGAACTGCAACGAGCCTTACCCACCCATCCCAGCCGCTTCACGCCGCTGGTTGGCATGTTGCTCGATGTAGCGCCCGGTGGCGCGGCAGTGATCGACTTTCTCAACCCCCGGCGAAAGCCGCAGCGGCGGTCGCAGCGACGGAAATACGCAGTTCCCGCCATTGCCGCTGCCGTGTTGCTATTGGCCGGGGTATTGACGATTTGGTTTAAGCTGTATTCGCTCAACTCGGAAATCGATGAATTGAACCAGCAGATTCGTAATCTCGACGCCGCCGTCAAAGTAGCCAAAGAAACGCAAATAAAAGTCGAGCAAGTTAAAAGCTGGTTGGCTGGTGATGTCATTTGGCTCGATGAACTGGTGTTGCTCTCGGAAAAAGTGCCTTCGAATCAAGATGTTGTGCTGACGGAAATCAAAACCTCCCTGCCAAATCGTGCGATATTGGGAACGAATCAGGCGATATCCGGAGTGCGTGCGACGGCCGAGATTAACGGTTTGGCAAAAGACCGCGGAATTTGGATCAATTTACCAAGCGCCTTGAAGGATCCCGCACATCATGCCAGCGTGCCCGTGCCGAAAGCAGATGCCAAGGAAGGGTCCGACAAGTATCCGTTTCCGTTTAGCGCCAAAGTCAACATTACCGAGGAAACCAAGTCGGCAAGAGTTCGTCGCGCGACGCCCGGCTTCAGATCGGGCATTTCCATCACCCCCCAAGCCGCTCCTTCCGCCGCGAAACAGCCAAGCATTCAAGCAACGAAGCCGGAGGACAAGGCCATATGAACTCGCGGGAAAAGCTGTTGGCGATTGCGGTGGGCGGACTCGTTGCACTGGTTGCGTTGCGCGCCGCGGTATCTTATATAAACGAATCGTTTTCCGAGCGAGAAAACTCGTTGGCAACCGCGCAAAAGGGGCTTCGAGACAAGCAACTCGAGGAGCAAGAAGGGTTGGCCGCGGCTCGGTCGATCAAAGCGTGGGCCGAGCGATCACTACCCAACGACCGCAACATAGCCGTGTCGCTCTATCAAAAATGGCTGCTCAAGATTTCCGATAATGCCGGCATTCGCAAGGTCAACCTTGTTGCCCAGTCAAGTCGAAATTCCTCCGAAGGAATGCGAATGGTGGGTTCACGTGCCACACAGCTCCCCTACGAACAGGTTGGCTTCGCGCTGAACGGCTCAGCGTCACTGGCGGAAATCGTTCGCTTCTTGTACGATTTCTATTCCGCCGATCACCTGCAGCGCATTGCATCGCTCAACATCGCACCAATCGGCGACGGCAACTTGCAACTCGAACTAAAGATCGAAGCATTGATCCTTGACGGCACGAGCCGGACCGATTCACTTAACTCTGCAAAGTCCAACCGATTGGCGTTTGGCGATCTTCAGGCATACGAGAAATCAATCGTGGGACGCGATTTGTTTACCGAGTACAAGCCACCCCCGCCTCCTCCGCGCCGCGAAGATGTCGTCCGCCAGCCTCCTCCTCCACCCGTTTTCGACAAGGCGAAGTACGCAACTCTGACGGGCATCGTCGAAAAAGGAAATCGGCCTCAATTGTGGATTTCAGTGAAAACGACCGGCGAACGACTCGTCGTTTCGGAAGGCGAAGAATTTACAGTCGGTAAATTGACTTGCAAAGTGGTGCGCATTGACCTGCGCGACGCCGAACTTGCCATCAGCGACCGGCATTTTGTCTTAAAATTGCAAGACAATCTCCGCGACGCCGCCGCGACGGCAAAGTCGAGCGAACTCTGATGGACGCCTGCTTTGGCCGCGATAAACCGATTGCTACAGGTAGAGTCTTTTCGGGGTCTTTGACGGGCTTACGATCCGAACCTCGCACCGAACGGATTGGATCGACTTGGGCGCGTCGGCACCCTAGCATCGCTGCGATTAGTATCTGCGATGAAAATCTTGCTGTCGACGTGATACAAAAGGTCGCCCTGTCAAAGCGATGCAGTTCGAAGTAGCCCGCGGCTTCCGATCCCGGCCAGAGCCGGTCGGCAAGTTCCAGCAGCCCGCAGCAGGCAAAGAACTGGCCGAGATTGGTGAGGTCTAGGGGGATTTTGATGAGGTTATTCATAGTCGGTCTTCGATTGCGTTTGACCCGCCCGCAGCGTAGAATTTGAACATGGAATTTCTAGGGCGAGTCGATCAGGGGGTGATTGTTCCGCAGGGGGATGCCAGCCTGCCGGACGGAGCGATGGTGCGCATTGTTTATGAGCCGACGGCGAAGGCGATGGAGAAGACTGCGCCAAAGCAGCCGGGATTTCGCGTTCAATTTCCGCTGGTGCGCACGGGGAAGCCAGGCACGCTGCATTTGACCAACGAGATGATCGCTCGGGTTCTGGATGAAGAAGATTTTTCTCCTCGACGTTAACGTTTGGGTGGCGCTGGTGTTCGACCACCACGACCACCATGCTCCAGCGCTGTCGTGGGTGCAAACGGTTGGCGATGAAACGCTGGCCTTTTGCCGGATGACGCAGCAAGGCTTGCTGCGGTTGGCTACCAACGAACGAGTGCTGCGGGAACATGCCGTCACGCTGAAAGAAGCGTGGGCCCTCTACGATCGAATTGCCGCCGATTTTCGAGTTTCGCTTGCGCCCGAACCGACCGGACTCGAACGAGAGTGGCGACGACTGACGCAGACGAACCGGCCTTCGACGCACCTTTGGAACGACGCCTACTTGGCGGCGTTC is from Pirellulales bacterium and encodes:
- the tadA gene encoding Flp pilus assembly complex ATPase component TadA, with product MIMDAVAVLVRRGLLTDRQLAEVKAAQNNGIRLEQLAVQLGYCTEDAVLQALGAEVGLDYVDLAETDVDLSLLKDFPPKLLHRQAIFPVRRENGSLIVATADPFDLYPLDELSASTGLTVVPVLASRAEISKLIKTHLGVGSETVTGLLAQADENVQLLSEIETDGSELSELAQEASVVRLVNEILLEAIESRASDVHIEPQSHGLWIRYRIDGLLHPQPTPPEITRFQSAIISRLKIMSRLNIAEKRLPQDGRIKLSVRGREIDVRVSVIPMIHGEGIVMRILDKGSMEFKLQKLGMEDDLYATFQELIHLPHGIVLVTGPTGSGKTTTLYSALLEIKDDETKIITTEDPVEYQLDGINQIQVHTKIGLTFAASLRSILRHDPDIVLVGEIRDRETAENAIQASLTGHLVFSTLHTNDAAGAYTRMIDMGVEPFLVASTVEGVMAQRLVRRLCPQCKEAYQPTAGELPSDFPSEKFLDIGGKLFRSRGCRTCRNVGYAGRIGIYELLVTSDRIRQLAHDRASTWDITKAGLEEGMTTLRQDGWRKVLAGKTTIDEVVRTTKGDIVHKR
- a CDS encoding type II secretion system F family protein, whose amino-acid sequence is MPDFAYTARDNTGRKVSGTIAAPNRRDVLSSLDKKSLFPVEVYEADAGGMMRAVRGKRVKAQLMATTYAQLADLLRSGVPLLRSLEVIKNQSSQPALKEVLEKVYAAVEEGVTLADAMQAQPRAFSEMAISMVRAGGEGGFLEDALARVAQFTEQQQELKSRTTGALAYPIFLAVVGVTVVTVLIVFFVPKFKDLFARLEERGELPTITNFLLGTSEVLAKWGWLVVIVLVALTMYARNLLATEAGRCWSDRLKIRLPVLGMVFLNLAVSRFCRVLGTLLHNGVPILRSLEISSEAAGNRVLSAAINEAGENLSSGQALAKPLAASGYFPPEVVEMIAVAEESNTLESVLTNIADSLERRTFRRLDLLVRLIEPMMLLLLAGAVLVVVIALLLPVLKMSTTIG
- the gspG gene encoding type II secretion system major pseudopilin GspG, which gives rise to MNRRSRRQVRTAFTLMEVLLVLVILVVLGSLAVGMFTGTQKKALERTAQVQVDSYDHAAQRYQIEMFSFPPSLQDLRVNPSGSPNWSGPYIDKDVPADPWGNPYQYDPQGPRHNNEKPDIWSYGPDGSPGTQDDIYNK
- a CDS encoding prepilin-type N-terminal cleavage/methylation domain-containing protein, whose amino-acid sequence is MPRPLSFRHAHSGFTLMELLLVLALLAVLGATAWPLATNAFASVKLRNAAQQVQACWDKARVQAISNGLPHVFRFGSDAADYSVAPWYDENAAIETTTPIAANTFTPSTTPPQNPTHDGTATTNRPKLPDGMTFVGIERSGETRSFAADEQLSIAGIAATALPVVFYPDGTSSDAALTITDGKGRYITVNLRGLTGITRIGEITAGPEVAK
- a CDS encoding prepilin-type N-terminal cleavage/methylation domain-containing protein, with translation MSDPSPAYLSIHVPLPFRQPRGFTLLEVLLALGLTAVVLVLVGSAVHTTLRTIDIGRRRTEREQLARAILHRIADDLRAVMRYEPFDDSGLKSSGGRASSGSGGSADSGGSSGQSSGSSKSSSQDSSSPSDNQSQSDETASQTATMPMAGIYGYQDSVQIDITRIPRLDEYLYTNTVTAPQRRGDVRTVTYSVGNSQGGITTAAGTAIGAPPLATNASGGLLRTEADRATFLWQLQGGARAVSQTQTVLASEVTALDFRYFDGAQWVTRWDSTSMNGLPRAVEILIYLADDPSDLRALSVTSIATPKLLPSNPNNLYRMVVHLPAGLPLPAVQPVSEDASQQATSDGSSSTNSSTGTLSGASQNGGRQ
- a CDS encoding general secretion pathway protein GspK → MVLIIVLVAVAMLSLAAYTFTELMLTEHKAARLVTRDAQARALTESAAEMARLYLGQSAQALQESGGVYSNVARFQGVQVVPVIDDGVPQNRGRFSIVAPAIENGQVAGVRFGLENESARLNVNTLLYLEQQTRAQTSTGLASAVGAAIGTTGAGPNSLGASGALGSGQRNSGLSTNATSGGQSPISGQQNGASNSSNDDSSQSTGNPRDLLMALPAMSEEIADAILDWIDADDEPREFGAEIDYYSGLGYAPKNGPLDTIEELLLVRGVSPQLLFGADANRNGIVDPSEQPHAMLAQVSDGDAEVDRGWAPYLTLYSKEANVRADGTPRIDLNNSDLQALHEQLDAALNSEWANFIVAYRQFGPSASAGGNSDQGNSGGGSRNGNGGGNRASRVEPTAGNGPFRLAALLQPQPGGAGGGGQPQPGGNGNFGGGNSPRGNPGGGQGGGRSSGGNGGGRGGGVGGVGPVGGGASQQLEEISASSIDIDFTQEAKYSFNQVLDLIGVQVRFQLPSGQGSSSSSGSSGSSNANSQTKQVLLKSPFPDEPAAAEGYLPLLMDTVTVNPALTIPGRININQASRVVLQGIPGMAGQTIDAILSNRTPEAPKDKPNRVHETWLYIEGIVDLDTMRGMTPFITGGGNVYRAQIVGYFDQMGPAHRIEAIIDASNATNAVPRIVFWRDISNLGRGFELNVLGIGPTQ
- a CDS encoding PIN domain-containing protein, which produces MKKIFLLDVNVWVALVFDHHDHHAPALSWVQTVGDETLAFCRMTQQGLLRLATNERVLREHAVTLKEAWALYDRIAADFRVSLAPEPTGLEREWRRLTQTNRPSTHLWNDAYLAAFATCAGLEIVTFDRGFEQFTLQRCTILARADVK